AACCGATTCCCCAGGTCCTGAGCAAAAGAGGTTAAAACTCCGACCGCCGTCGTTAAGCACGCCAATAACGTTAACGTTGCTAGTAAAGCAGCGCCAAACACCCCAGTATAGTGCGCCATGATTTGAGTAAAGGCGGTACCCCCATCCGCACTCGCTTTGGTGTAGCTAAGGCTAACCACCCCCAGGGCAATTAGGCCCACGTAAATCACTGCTTCTAAGCCCATCGCTACCAAACCAATTTTAACAATGTTTCGACCCTGGTGACGATCAGACTTCGTGTACGAGCGCACTGCAGCAATGATGGTAACGCCAAAGCCTAAGCCGGCCAGAGCATCCATGGTATTATAACCTTCCAAAAATCCGGTTACTAACGAAGTCGTGCCCTGACCGGCAGCGGGAGCTAGCGGTAAGTGAGTCACGTCGCCGCGAACCAGGAATGCAACTACAAACAGGAACAGGATTAACAAAATAAACAACGGATTTAAAACTTTCCCCACACTGTTGGTAATGCTGGTTTGCCGGTACGCCAATAGCACAATTACTAAGAAAAATAACCCCGAAAAGACCAATAACGCTGGATGCTGCCAGCTAGACGGCAAGAATGGTTGGACTCCCATCGTAAAGGTGACCGTTGCAAGTCGCGGTGAACCAATCAAAAGCCCCATTGATCCATGGGCCGCCAGTAAAAATAGTAAAGAAAAGGTGCTTCCCACCGGCAACAACAGTTCAAACATATTTTTACTTTTCGTGATTCCCAGTGCAAAAATGGAAAACAGGGGTAATAAGATGGCTGATAGTAAAAAGCCGATGGCGGCGGGAACCCAATTGACCCCGGCCGTTTGCCCTAGATGAACCGGAAAGATCAGATTCCCAGCTCCAAAGAAAAGCGCAAACAGCAATGAGGCTAAGACCATTAATTGCTTACCCTTTAATCGTTGTGGCGTTTCTAACTCATTCATGTAAAATTCTCCTGACTTTAGTTTAATCAAATGCAACTAAGAAAAAACGCCCCTGTTCAATTACTGAACAAGGACGTTAAAAACGCGGTACCACCTTACTTAGCTAGTGGTCCGGATCCACTAGCCATCTCTTGAGTGCGGCCGCCCAGCGGTTTCTTAGCTCCCGGTAGTCTTGCAAACAAAAAAGCGCCCTAACCATGCTTCATGCACAGTCCAGGACGCTTTTCCACGTGTTACCACCCAGTATTTCCCGCTTCATAATGAAACGGCTCTAAGTACGGTTGCTTGGCAACGATACTCGTTTGCGATAATGGGCAATCCCAACAACCACTATTAAACGTTCGTGGTTGCAACTTGTAGCTGATCTGTCTAAGTGGATAAACATTCTATCGCACCAACCTAGAACTCTCTTTGATTATGGCACTTAGAACTGGGCTACGCTTCGTTTTTAATTTTTCTTAATTGTTAAATTTCATTCTACGGAAGTTTCTAATTTTGTCAACCGCTTTTTAAAAGAAATGATGGTGGTTCACGTGAACCTTGTGGTGCCGATAGCCCCCGGCAACCTTGTGATAGGATTTGGCGTGATAATTCTCATAGTTCATCGGCGTCGGCACGTTCATGTTGTGATCAACCGTCGACCGCCCCGTTGCATAATCAAAGGCCAAGCCCGGTTGGACGTTGTACAAGTACCGGTTCAAATGAAATGATCCATCCGTGCTGACAGCCTGCACCCAGACCCCCTTGGCCATCAGGTCATTCCCCTGAAAGACGGGCGTAACCTGATAAATCACTTTTTTCCCCGCCGATAAAGCATTCCGAACCGCTTGCTCGTTAATTGTCATCACCTTTTGGTTTGCAAACGCCGTTTGGGTAAAGAGGTTCTTCGGATTATCAATCGAGCCCTTGGCGCCTGGCGTGTACTTCCCGTTTTGGTTCAAGTTAAAGGTACAAGTGTACGCAATTAGGTGCCCCCGGTTCACCGGATAAACTCGTTCGCCGTTAACCCGTTTGGGTTGGTTTGACCAGCCTGTGGGTTTAAAGACCTGAGCGGCTCTTCCTTGTGATTTGCCTAAATTATCCTTGGTTAGGTAAGCCGTGGCCGTTCCCACCCGGTTTAACTGATCTAGATTAGAAAAATCGATGTGGCTGACTGAATAATCAACCGGAGCAATGGTATCCGGTTGGTCGTTGTTCAAGACGTCATAGGCCGCGGAACCAGATTGATAGTTAGTTTGT
This genomic stretch from Fructilactobacillus carniphilus harbors:
- the brnQ gene encoding branched-chain amino acid transport system II carrier protein, with the protein product MNELETPQRLKGKQLMVLASLLFALFFGAGNLIFPVHLGQTAGVNWVPAAIGFLLSAILLPLFSIFALGITKSKNMFELLLPVGSTFSLLFLLAAHGSMGLLIGSPRLATVTFTMGVQPFLPSSWQHPALLVFSGLFFLVIVLLAYRQTSITNSVGKVLNPLFILLILFLFVVAFLVRGDVTHLPLAPAAGQGTTSLVTGFLEGYNTMDALAGLGFGVTIIAAVRSYTKSDRHQGRNIVKIGLVAMGLEAVIYVGLIALGVVSLSYTKASADGGTAFTQIMAHYTGVFGAALLATLTLLACLTTAVGVLTSFAQDLGNRFPRIGYHKFLIGANVIAFAIANFGLDQIIAFSAPILSLLYPIAITVIALALLNKWVQQNPVVYRGTVGLVLIPASLDCLHTLPPVLHQLAPVTAIDNWCSAVIPWFKLGLYFIPFLLVGLVGSSLVACWQQQKLKKSLTN
- a CDS encoding DNA/RNA non-specific endonuclease → MKKIMHWLVGLVAGVTLSLGAEATVSYAQTAVTTAPQTTALYQQLQQTNYQSGSAAYDVLNNDQPDTIAPVDYSVSHIDFSNLDQLNRVGTATAYLTKDNLGKSQGRAAQVFKPTGWSNQPKRVNGERVYPVNRGHLIAYTCTFNLNQNGKYTPGAKGSIDNPKNLFTQTAFANQKVMTINEQAVRNALSAGKKVIYQVTPVFQGNDLMAKGVWVQAVSTDGSFHLNRYLYNVQPGLAFDYATGRSTVDHNMNVPTPMNYENYHAKSYHKVAGGYRHHKVHVNHHHFF